CCAAGCATTCGGTGCATCGCAAGTAGTGTGTATTTATAGCCCTTTATGCTGCATGCTTACTGTAAATtcgtgttttgtttgttgtataGAAGGAGCAGCGTAATGCTAAGGAGGCAGGGGGAAACTACACACCCACTCTCACAGAGCAGCAGGTCTATGCTCAGGTGGCCCAGCTCTTTAAAAATCAAGAGGACCTTCTTTCAGAATTCGGCCAGTTCCTGCCAGATGCTAACAATTCAGTGGTAGGTTTTGAGATCTGGTCTGTTGAGATCTGTGGTAATATCTAAAAATCATGGAGCTGAACTCACTTTGCTTTTTTCTCTTATCCTCAGTTATTGAGTAAGACTACAGCTGAGAAGGCTGAATCTGTGCGTATTGATCATGGGGTGACAGTAAAGAGACCCCAACTGAACAGTAAGCAGAGGTTTAATCAGAATGGCTGTCAAATCCGCAGACACCCAGGGCCACCCACTACGCCCCCTGTTAAGGTCATTTtgaataaaactttaaattaaaacattaaaaattgctgtttgttttttttgttgttgttttaacattgtATTATCAACCAGCATTATTCATCCTCTTTTAACTCTTCAACAGAAAAAGCAAAAATTTATGGGAAAAGACCATTCAATGGCTGAAGCCAGCAAACTTGGAATTGGTGCTGAATCTCTCTTTTTTGAAAAGGTGATTGCTTTTAATATAGACTTGCGGTAATTACAAtggaatacaaaaataattgcATGAAGTTTGTACAGTAAATATTACAAGGATTATAGTGAGTTATGTGGCTTATACACTGTGTTCCCTTTTCAGGTGCGGAAAGCTCTGCGGAGTTCAGAGGCTTATGACAATTTCTTACGCTGTTTGGTCATCTTCAATCAAGAAGTAATCTCACGGGCTGAACTTGTGCAGCTGGTCTTACCATTTTTGGGGTGAGTGGAATTCAAGTTAATTTCATACTGACATACTTTCAGTCTGATTTAAAGGCTTTTATGTAgccattatttcatttaattaattataaatcagAAATCAATAAAACTATTAGTTTCATTAGTTCTGACATTTTGTTATTGCTTTTTGTCATTATCAGGAAATTCCCTGAGCTTTTTACATGGTTCAAGAACTTCCTCGGCTATAGAGAGTGTGCCCATATTGAGAGCTTTCCCAAAGAGCGAGCCACCGAAGGCATTGCAATGGAAATTGATTATGCGTCCTGCAAAAGATTAGGCTCCAGTTACAGAGCCCTTCCCAAGAGCTTCCAGCAGCCTCGATGTACAGGCAGGACTCCACTGTGCAAAGAGGTGAGTTCACCATCCTTTCACGCCTAGTACAactttaattgatttcttttgcACACTTAACACTCAAGCTAAAGATTTTGCAGCTTCTGTTGGTTGATGGTATACTGGTACTATGGGGTACCCATTTTATTAGGGTGTGATGTTTTTACACAATTTCAGCTCTTTGAATTTAGTTTTCAGTTGTTAGGAATTATGCTGTAGGGAgagttttgtttctctttttcattGATACATATAGTGTTATTAAAGAATGATTGACGGCTCATTTGGCACTGATATTAATTCTGTTACAAGAATACACCATGCTAAAGCAgattaatgcaattaaatggGGAATAGTAGCAAAGGTTCTAATGTAGGGGTATACTAATATACTGGCATTGATGataattgtgatttaaaaaattaaatatttatataatgttaaagggatagttcacccaaaaaagaaaatcatgtcATTTAATCACCacacctgtatgattttctttcttctgttgaacacaaaagaagagattttgaagaatgctggtaatcaaacattTGCTgacattgacttccatagtatccATAgtaccattgacttccatagtaccTCAATGGTTACCAGCAACTgtttaaatgagtaaatgattacaaaattttcatttttgggtcaactatccctttaatactaTGCAAATAATAATACTGTACACAATCCATCAGGTTGGCAGTACAACCTAGTATTGTACCTTCcatcacaaaacagaaaaaaaatgcaattgtaGCTGCTTTGTCTGCAATCATGTTGGATTTTTcacaaccaaaaataaaaaaaatgtaggtttcCAATGTGGGAGAAGTTTGGCTCACAATAATCATGTAGTGAAAATATAATGTTGTGACAGACCTATGctaatgttaaataatttttcaggtGTTAAATGATACGTGGGTGTCATTTCCATCCTGGTCTGAGGACTCAACCTTCGTCAGCTCCAAAAAGACCCAGTATGAAGAGCATATATATAGATGTGAAGATGAGCGCTTTGAGGTAAGCAAAAAAGAGATATGACATGTTTctattattttagtttaccaaaGCTTCATTGTCTTCAGTGTAATAGGATATTCAGTTCAGTGTTTGATCAAACATGTTGTGTCGTGCAGCTTGATGTGGTTCTGGAGACAAACCTCGCCACCATCCGTGTTCTGGAGGCTGTTCAAAAGAGGCTCTCGCGCATGTCTGCTGAGGAACAGGCCAAGTTCCGGCTGGACAACACCATCGGAGGCTCCTCTGAGGTCATCCACCGTAAAGCTATTCAGAGGATATATGGTGATAAAGCTCCAGACATCATAGATGGACTTAAGACGAACCCTGCTGTCTCTGTACCTATTGTACTCAAAAGGTCAGCATAAATGTTATTGTCTGAAGGTGACTCCTTCCTAGCAAATtcataaaactataaaaatgtcatgCACTGTGGTGAGAAAAGgctttaaaacttttttcttttttgtattctTTGTAGGACAATTTAAATAGCATAGTACATGGTTATGGAAATGATTCAAAAGCATATAGGGCTGCACagtttttcaaattaaaatcaaaattgtgATTTGGCCTAAAGcaatttttaaaacacaaactTCTCCAGGTTCACTTTCAGGGTTTCTGTGGGtccataaaaagtcttaaatggtacaagaaagtcttaagtATGATTTCAAGATTTCTTAAATTTGGGGGCGGTAAGAAAATTTCAGAACTTcaaaagactttttaaggacccgcagagaataaatgtgcattttctGTCAGctttttttgttcagaccatTGTGAAAATCAACCCATATTTTTATGCAGTAAACACTGGATTTACAAGAAACGGatacattatacaaatctaAACCGTTGAGACACTAAgctatataattttatgttaggctatttgattaatataatgaatgataattgtttaaattaatataataattgatactagggctgcacgattaatagAATATGATTAATCGAATGCGATTGTCATGCaaatctcgtcagtaaagccagttctgtgattagtagtaaatctccatcacctgctttcagatggagcagcatttactacaaaGAGCCGTAGTTCTCTGACAAGCTACGTAAAAAAATCGCAGACGATATAATCATACGATTATGAAATCGTTCACGATAATGACAGCTGTTTGCTtagcttctcagtgaactatggctctgtgtagtaaatgctgctccatgtgaaaacaccacatttaataacatgtttttgctccaaactcacttcataacgtcagccgagtgtttgaaataaatccttctgtgagatgatgtggcttcttacacagaataagACACGCAATatatttcatagtattctaagcagtgataaatgctatgtcgattagcattgcattatagatgtactttattataatgaaaattatattaataagaaCTCAGAGAAACCATATATTGCCGTAGTCGTGTGTTTATTTGTCAGgttgaatcaatgaaagcatttaaatctgtttatttaGCTGAAGCGATAGGCATTTCCTGGATTTCTTCTGCGGGTGTTTCCGCACGAGAGCGCCCTTTGGCCTtcggatggagatttactgctgatcacagaaccgtTCTTCACTGAAAGATACGCATGACAATCGCAGCTTCTGTCTAATCGCGATTTcaatttatcgtgcagccctaatttaCAGTCCGTATGTTATCATAGATATTGtcctaccctgctcatatggaaataattttatttgtgcaggtcttaaaaaggcCTTAAAGAGtcttaaattagatttttaaaagtcTGCAGATACCCTGACTTTATTTGAAGGAAGAACTGATagctataaaaatattttagtttctgACCACAGTAAAAACTAGAGACTTTAATGTGAATGCAAAGAGAACCATATTATGTCTCACATTTGGGTCAACTAAAGGATGTCTGAATTTTGCTCtcttaaagaaaacaaaacatgaatgcCCTTATAGAGTAACTTTTCCTCTTCCCTTCCACTTTGTTAAACATAGAATGTGTGATTTCTATGTGATTTTTATGACTCTTGTTATTTAATCACTAACATCTAATCAGCCTAAGTTAaattgcaaacaaaaaaaacaaatgcagtcCTAATACCCAAATAATTTACCATATTATTGCTATCCAATAGCATCATTGTGTTTTCTAATAatctcaaatatttttattttctttttttcagatagAGAGAGCTCTATCTTAAACAGTTCTTTTCATGTCAAGTTTTCTTCACAGAATTCATTATGTTTGTCTTCTTAGGCTGAAAACTAAAGAAGAAGAGTGGCGAGAGGCTCAGCGTGGCTTCAATAAGATCTGGAGGGAACAGAATGAGAAGTATTACCTGAAGTCTTTAGATCACCAAGGTATTAACTTCAAACAGAACGACACAAAGGTGTTTCGCTCCAAGATGTTGCTCAATGAAATCGAGACTCTTTATGATGAGGTAtgaaatgttcaaaatgttctttttgCATCCAGaaattaaagatattttaaatgttgtctGGTTGCACATAATGGCCTTTTCATCCACTTAGCGGCAAGAGCAGGCTTCAGAAGACAATGCCGCCCCTCCCTCCGGCCCTCACATGACCCTCATGTACGAGGACAGCCAGATCCAGGAAGACGCGGCCGCTCTCATCATCCACCACGTCAAGAGGCAGTCTGGTATCCACAAAGACGACAAGTACAAAATCAAACAGATCATATACCATTTCATTTCCGACATGCTGTTCGCCCGACGCGGTGAGCTTTCTGatgtggaggaggaggaagaagaggagacCGAACCAGATGAAGACGGGACTAAAAAGCACAATGGGACGACGTCAACAAAGTCTAAGCTCCTCTTCAGCCATACAGCAGCTACCCAGCAGAAGCTGAGTAACTGTGACGATGCCTACAACCTCTTCTATGTCAACAATAACTGGTACATCTTTCTACGGCTGCATCAGATCCTGTGCTCCCGACTGCTACGGATCTACACGCAGGCGGAAAAACAGATAGAGGAAGattccagagagagagagtgggaaAGAAACATGTTGGGACTGAAAAGAGAGAAGAACGACAGCCCTGCCATCCAGCTGCGTTTGAAGGAACCCAGTAAGTTTCAGATTTCACTCAGGTTTTAAGCAGGTAGTCATTGTGTCTGCACGGTTCACACCAAAGATGAGAACTTGAGTGAGTGACGTCCTAAATTTGTGAAGACAAGTGGATGTTTTACCACCAGTCGCTCTCAAGGGTCTTAACACATGTTAGAGCTAATGTTATTTCTCTCAGATTTAGCTGCAACCCTTAAGGCGCTGTTACCATGGAAACTACTTTAGCGACTCGTAGATTAAGGCTGTAATTTGCTTATTTATAATGCTGTCGTTGGAGATTGATGAATTAAAAATGCCCTGTTTATTTTTGCAGTGGACATCGATGTTGAAGACTACTACTCTGCCTTCTTAGAGATGGTGCGAAACATCCTGGATGGCAACATGGAGACATCCCAATATGAGGACCAGCTGAGGGAAATGTTTACCATCCATGCCTACATTGCCTTCACCATGGACAAACTCATCCAGAGTATAGTGAGACAGGTAGGGATTTTTTATTAGATTCAGCGAGCATATTCAGTGTTTCGGAAACTCTTCTTACAATTtgatctttcttttctttttttctttcccacaGCTGCAGCATATAGTAAGCGATGAGATCTGTGTGCAAGTGACTGATCTTTACCTTAGCGAGTTTGCCAACAAAGCCACCGGTGGGTCCCTGTCCACCCAAGCTTCTAGAGGAAGTGCCGAATCAGCCTACCAGCGCAAAGCTGAGCAGCTGATGTCCGACGAGAACTGTTTTAAGGTACGGCTATCTCTTTTAATTTCCCAAGACACACTTGCTACTTCTGAAATCGCATACTGACTGagtaggtactacatttgaatttgaacttGCTTTGCGACCATTTAAAAACTAaggttctatatagtatgaatatgAAATTTGGACATAATACATCTGCCATGTTACTGTCACGTGACTTACTAGTGTTGCTTCACTGCCATTCATAATCTCTCTCATGGCCTTGTGGGATAGTAAAGTTTCCATCAAAATTTTCACTGGAAGTAGAAGGTCATATGTGCACTTTAcacctactgtttttcaaataCCCTAAATTTGGATACATTGCTATCTTGGCGTACTGGTTTTCCACATACTATAGTGGGGAAGTATTCGATTTCAGATTCGGCAACTGTGTACTTCTCTCTTTATAATAGAATAGGTATGGTATGGATAAAACTACTAAAGATGTACATTTAAAGCTGAAAgtttactgtagtttttatgCATATTCTAGATCAATATCGTCATCAACATAGTGTTGTACACACGTAGCCTGATTTTCCTTAC
The sequence above is a segment of the Onychostoma macrolepis isolate SWU-2019 chromosome 07, ASM1243209v1, whole genome shotgun sequence genome. Coding sequences within it:
- the sin3ab gene encoding paired amphipathic helix protein Sin3a, which produces MKRRLEDQDTVIGSQRRLPGGVDSFQHRVLNSASSLYETAPDNMQPSSSMQYSVSQTYQLSMTQSSGGHGHTSNSTVHSGPHHHGPAVQPVGQGHSHATPNPAPAPAPVPAPAPTLGQQQFQRLKVEDALSYLDQVKLQFGNQPQVYNDFLDIMKEFKSQSIDTPGVISRVSQLFKGHPDLIMGFNTFLPPGYKIEVQTNDLVNVTTPGQIHHITPHGISVQNLPITQPAQHQTQTAAPTSTAALVIPSQPTPAKISKPMQSPALTPTSQPNPSIPSYASPRSPSVQSHTPISSSTAGSTPLQNNQPVEFNHAINYVNKIKNRFQGQPEVYKSFLEILHTYQKEQRNAKEAGGNYTPTLTEQQVYAQVAQLFKNQEDLLSEFGQFLPDANNSVLLSKTTAEKAESVRIDHGVTVKRPQLNSKQRFNQNGCQIRRHPGPPTTPPVKKKQKFMGKDHSMAEASKLGIGAESLFFEKVRKALRSSEAYDNFLRCLVIFNQEVISRAELVQLVLPFLGKFPELFTWFKNFLGYRECAHIESFPKERATEGIAMEIDYASCKRLGSSYRALPKSFQQPRCTGRTPLCKEVLNDTWVSFPSWSEDSTFVSSKKTQYEEHIYRCEDERFELDVVLETNLATIRVLEAVQKRLSRMSAEEQAKFRLDNTIGGSSEVIHRKAIQRIYGDKAPDIIDGLKTNPAVSVPIVLKRLKTKEEEWREAQRGFNKIWREQNEKYYLKSLDHQGINFKQNDTKVFRSKMLLNEIETLYDERQEQASEDNAAPPSGPHMTLMYEDSQIQEDAAALIIHHVKRQSGIHKDDKYKIKQIIYHFISDMLFARRGELSDVEEEEEEETEPDEDGTKKHNGTTSTKSKLLFSHTAATQQKLSNCDDAYNLFYVNNNWYIFLRLHQILCSRLLRIYTQAEKQIEEDSREREWERNMLGLKREKNDSPAIQLRLKEPMDIDVEDYYSAFLEMVRNILDGNMETSQYEDQLREMFTIHAYIAFTMDKLIQSIVRQLQHIVSDEICVQVTDLYLSEFANKATGGSLSTQASRGSAESAYQRKAEQLMSDENCFKLLFQKSKGTVQLAVELLDTEEENSDGPVDTERWPDYVERYLNTSSASPELREHLSQKPVFLPRNLRRIRKCQRGQEMQVREAKETAKKSSEGGEDSKMECMFKLNSYKMVYVFKSEDYMYRRTAQLRAHQSHQRVSTRLHQRFQSWLDRWRKEHVTSDMAATTHKWLMGEGQEELLPCRTIREPKIVHFQNINKYKVTYSTTL